A stretch of the Takifugu flavidus isolate HTHZ2018 chromosome 1, ASM371156v2, whole genome shotgun sequence genome encodes the following:
- the popdc2 gene encoding popeye domain-containing 2 has product MSSDNSSLLDSLFSAPLCDGWSNNTEGAIYHLGHTLLFLGYMGGSGAYGCLFIFGFLTPAFACLSLWGWMTMCGLDVFSWNLLLLLACLAQICHLLFRLHQEGIRSEELTSLYQAVYLPLGVPVQVFKEITGAFENKVMELKAGETYALEGKTPIDRLSFLLSGRMNVSLEGQFLHYIHRHQFLDSPEWESLRPSEDGKFQVTLTAEEDSRYITWRRRRLYLLMSKNRYIARLFSIMLGYDIAEKLYNLNNKLYIKSGMLLDIRLPSLYHVLAPASQGSEGGSGSDGGYTKEQEAEQKGEGPAPAYQHGDPPQSQGPSKNSVDGSRAPPHWWSDPELPSGDDSGRNLPPRFLRVRAPLAPTDTPKL; this is encoded by the exons ATGAGCTCAGATAACTCCAGTCTGCTGGACAGCTTGTTCTCTGCGCCTCTCTGTGATGGCTGGAGCAACAACACTGAGGGGGCCATCTACCATTTGGGCCACACTTTACTCTTCCTGGGCTACATGGGCGGCAGCGGGGCCTACGGGTGCCTCTTCATCTTCGGCTTCCTGACCCCAGCctttgcctgcctgtctctgtgGGGCTGGATGACCATGTGCGGCCTGGACGTCTTCAGCTGgaacctgctcctgctgctggcctgcCTGGCTCAGATCTGCCACCTCCTGTTCCGGCTGCACCAGGAAGGCATACGCAGCGAGGAGCTGACCTCCCTCTACCAGGCGGTCTACCTGCCGCTGGGCGTCCCCGTCCAGGTGTTCAAGGAGATCACGGGCGCCTTCGAGAACAaggtgatggagctgaaggCAGGGGAGACGTACGCTTTGGAAGGCAAGACGCCCATCGACCGGCTGTCCTTTCTGCTGTCTGGAAG gaTGAACGTATCTCTCGAAGGCCAGTTCCTGCACTACATCCACCGCCACCAGTTCCTCGACTCTCCAGAGTGGGAATCTCTCAGACCAAGCGAGGACGGGAAGTTCCAG GTGACCCTGACAGCAGAAGAAGACTCGCGCTACATCAcctggcgccgccgccgcctctaTTTGCTAATGTCTAAAAACCGCTACATCGCTCGGCTGTTTTCCATCATGTTGGGCTACGACATCGCGGAGAAGCTCTACAACCTCAACAACAAGCTCTACATCAAGAGCGGAATGTTGCTGGACATCCGTCTTCCCAGCCTCTACCACGTGCTGGCCCCCGCCTCGCAGGGCAGCGaaggcggcagcggcagcgatGGCGGCTACACcaaggagcaggaagctgagcagaAAGGCGAGGGACCAGCACCTGCCTACCAGCACGGTGATCCACCACAATCTCAGGGACCAAGTAAGAACAGCGTGGACGGATCTCGGGCGCCCCCGCATTGGTGGTCCGATCCGGAGCTGCCCTCTG GAGATGATAGTGGCAGGAACCTCCCACCTCGATTCCTGAGGGTCAGAGCGCCGCTGGCTCCCACCGACACGCCCAAACTGTGA
- the LOC130537847 gene encoding cytochrome c oxidase copper chaperone, with the protein MLWIHFEGEASSAVCCHSASIWKMSTVCAANVDSPAATLDVPEQKKPLKPCCACPETKKVRDACIIEKGEEKCSDLIEAHKECMRALGFKI; encoded by the exons ATGTTGTGGATTCACTTTGAAGGTGAAGCGTCTTCAGCGGTGTGCTGCCATTCTGCGTCCAT CTGGAAGATGTCGACTGTTTGTGCTGCCAATGTGGACTCACCTGCTGCTACACTGGACGTCCCCGAGCAGAAGAAACCTCTGAAGCCCTGCTGTGCGTGTCCAGAGACGAAGAAAGTCAGAGATGCTTG CATCATTGAAAAAGGGGAAGAGAAATGCTCGGACCTAATTGAGGCACACAAAGAGTGCATGAGGGCGCTGGGCTTCAAGATCTGA